The window GTATATTTTATCAACGGGTCCAAGTTACGTTTCATCTCTAGTGGGTTGAACAACTTCCTAAGCCTTTTAAGAATAGTTAAAAGGAAAACGGGTCAAGCTGGTTGAAAATCACTCAAGTTGTATTTGATGGTTACAACTtcctaaaacttttattaatggaaatttatttatatacaaaatatataattttacaaacCATACCAAATTTGATGCGCTAAATATGCTAAAATGTTTGGAATAATGGATAGAAAGTGTTCTAGTTGACAGCCTAGTTTTACaaattacccaacccacccaatttgccacctctaagGCTCTCAAGGTGACTTTTTTAGatgacttcttgaagttaatgTGCCAGGTATTTTCCTGACGGAATTGATATCTACTTTGAAAATGTTGGGGGAAAGATGTTGGAAGCAGTAATTTTGAATATGAGATTACATGGTCGGATTGCAGTTTGTGGGATGATCTCACAGTACAACGGCCAAGGGGATGGGGTGCAAAACCTGTTTCTCTTAGTACCAAAGAGTATTCGGATGCAAGGGTTCGGTGTGAATCATTTCTATCACTTGTATCCAAAGTATTTGGATATGATTATACCCCTTATCAAAAATGGAACAATAAGTTACGTCGAAGATATTGTAGAGGGGATAGAACATGCACCTGCGGCTTTGGTTGGGCTGTTTTCAGGCAAGAATGTCGGGAAGCAAGTCGTGGTTGTTGCCCATGAATGAGGAGTCCACATCTCTTTAGCCAGTATC is drawn from Erigeron canadensis isolate Cc75 chromosome 9, C_canadensis_v1, whole genome shotgun sequence and contains these coding sequences:
- the LOC122581308 gene encoding 2-alkenal reductase (NADP(+)-dependent)-like isoform X2; protein product: MTGWEQYSIINDPENLFKIEHTDVPLSYYTGILGMPGITAYAGFYEICAPKEGEYVFVSAASGAVGQLVGQFAKLSGCYVVGSAGTKEKVDMLKNKFGFDEAFNYKEEQDLDAALKRYFPDGIDIYFENVGGKMLEAVILNMRLHGRIAVCGMISQYNGQGDGVQNLFLLVPKSIRMQGFGVNHFYHLYPKYLDMIIPLIKNGTISYVEDIVEGIEHAPAALVGLFSGKNVGKQVVVVAHE